Proteins found in one Sardina pilchardus chromosome 3, fSarPil1.1, whole genome shotgun sequence genomic segment:
- the nmt1a gene encoding glycylpeptide N-tetradecanoyltransferase 1, with protein MADENETAPKTEKEVGIEEDHGHCSDCENEEHHFDDGEKGDSGAKKKKKKQRKKKDKSGPKEVVQDPLAKVNSLPADKLQEIQKAIELFSVGQGPAKTMEEASRRSYQFWDTQPVPKLGEVVTSHGSIEPDKDQIREEPYSLPAGFSWDALDLGSPAVLKELYTLLNENYVEDDDNMFRFDYSPDFLLWALRPPGWLPQWHCGVRVDSNQKLVGFISAIPANIRIYENEKKMVEINFLCVHKKLRAKRVAPVLIREITRRVNQQGMFQAVYTAGVVLPKPVGTCRYWHRSLNPRKLIEVKFSHLSRNMTMQRTMKLYRLPDAPKSSGLRPMTKKDVPGVHRLLLEYLSQFHLAPVMSPEEVEHWLLPKENIIDTFIVENSEGKVTDFLSFYTLPSTIMNHPVHRSLKAAYSFYNVHTTTTLLDLMGDALILAKSKGFDVFNALDLMENKTFLEKLKFGIGDGNLQYYLYNWKCPSMAAEKVGLVLQ; from the exons ATGGCGGATGAGAATGAGACAGCACCGAAGACGGAGAAAGAAGTAGGAATAGAAGAAGACCATGGACACTGCAGTGACTGCGAAAATGAAGAACATCACTTTGATGATGG GGAGAAAGGGGACAGTGGAgccaagaagaagaaaaagaaacagaggaagaagaaggacaAGTCTGGACCCAAGGAAGTTGTGCAGGACCCCCTGGCAAAG GTGAACTCACTCCCAGCAGATAAACTGCAAGAGATACAAAAAGCCATCGAGCTCTTTTCCGTAGGCCAAGGTCCTGCCAAAACTATGGAGGAGGCAAGTCGTCGAAGCTACCAGTTTTGGGACACACAGCCTGTCCCCAAGctag GGGAGGTGGTGACGTCGCATGGCTCCATTGAGCCAGACAAGGACCAGATTCGAGAGGAACCTTACAGCCTTCCTGCAGGCTTCAGCTGGGATGCTCTAGATTTGGGAAGCCCTGCTGTG TTGAAGGAGCTCTACACCCTCTTAAATGAGAACTATGTTGAGGATGATGACAACATGTTTCGCTTTGACTACTCCCCTGACTTCCTGCTCTG GGCTCTCCGACCACCAGGCTGGCTGCCCCAGTGGCATTGCGGAGTGAGGGTGGACTCCAACCAGAAGCTTGTGGGCTTCATCAGTGCCATCCCAGCCAATATCCGCATCTATGAGAA TGAGAAGAAGATGGTGGAGATCAACTTCCTGTGCGTCCACAAGAAGTTGCGTGCCAAGCGTGTGGCCCCTGTGCTGATCCGTGAGATCACCAGAAGGGTCAACCAGCAGGGCATGTTTCAGGCTGTCTACACCGCAGGGGTGGTCCTACCCAAACCTGTAGGAACTTGCAG GTACTGGCATCGATCTCTAAACCCCCGGAAGCTGATCGAAGTGAAGTTTTCCCACTTGAGCCGGAACATGACTATGCAACGCACCATGAAACTGTATCGTCTGCCAGAC GCTCCCAAGAGCTCCGGTCTGCGCCCCATGACGAAAAAAGATGTCCCTGGAGTGCACCGGCTGCTGCTGGAATACCTGAGTCAGTTCCACCTGGCCCCTGTCATGAGCCCAGAGGAGGTGGAGCACTGGCTACTGCCAAAGGAGAACATCATTGACACCTTCATAGTGGAG AACTCTGAGGGGAAGGTGACTGACTTCCTCAGCTTTTACACGTTGCCCTCCACCATCATGAACCATCCGGTGCACAGGAGTCTGAAGGCTGCCTACTCCTTCTACAATGTGCACACCACCACAACTCTGCTTGACCTGATGGGAGATGCACTCATTCTCGCCAAGTCG AAAGGGTTTGATGTCTTCAACGCACTGGATCTGATGGAGAATAAGACCTTCCTGGAGAAGCTGAAGTTTGGCATTGGTGATGGGAACCTGCAGTACTATCTGTACAATTGGAAGTGCCCCAGCATGGCCGCTGAGAAG GTTGGCTTGGTACTGCAGTGA